A DNA window from Rhipicephalus sanguineus isolate Rsan-2018 chromosome 8, BIME_Rsan_1.4, whole genome shotgun sequence contains the following coding sequences:
- the LOC119402283 gene encoding uncharacterized protein LOC119402283 isoform X1 translates to MHVKAAYLHGVLLLVTLHVIQIPHIASGSNPTGEDSNFDGTLNLIEVLNTSEDSWVYFQTYSNAYPMTLDKQDTTIVVTCIRHRKIDVTENQYNFTVYESLNDTEVAGNRTGRFIYPGNDTNKPPISTTVHRDSDEPDYMVTLVYTDPDSHDCNVYSISYMEDDLADDFPTCEMHIKNSSVHDGPTTSCSNYYESKCNGTKYQPYSQQCSIKGRAVNVYS, encoded by the exons ATGCATGTAAAGGCAGCTTATTTACACGGAGTTCTCTTGTTAGTTACGTTGCACGTGATACAGATTCCACATATAGCAAGTGGAAGCAACCCTACCGGTGAAGATTCAAACTTCGACGGAACACTTAATCTGATAGAG GTCCTCAACACAAGCGAAGATTCCTGGGTTTACTTCCAGACGTATAGTAATGCATATCCGATGACCTTAGATAAGCAAGACACCACAATTGTGGTCACATGCATAAGACATCGCAAGATCGACGTAACAGAAAATCAATACAACTTTACCGTGTATGAGTCACTAAATGATACAGA GGTAGCGGGCAATCGTACAGGAAGATTTATATACCCAGGCAACGACACGAATAAACCACCAATATCGACGACGGTTCACCGAGATTCAG ATGAACCAGATTACATGGTGACACTTGTCTATACGGACCCAGATTCTCATGACTGCAACGTGTATTCTATATCCTACATGGAGGACGATCTAGCGGATG ATTTCCCTACGTGTGAAATGCACATAAAGAACAGTAGTGTGCATGACGGACCCACCACAAGTTGCAGCAATTACTACGAGAGCAAATGCAACGGCACAAAGTATCAACCTTACAGCCAGCAGTGTAGCATTAAAGGCAGAGCTGTTAATGTCTACTCGTAA
- the LOC119402283 gene encoding uncharacterized protein LOC119402283 isoform X2: protein MTLDKQDTTIVVTCIRHRKIDVTENQYNFTVYESLNDTEVAGNRTGRFIYPGNDTNKPPISTTVHRDSDEPDYMVTLVYTDPDSHDCNVYSISYMEDDLADDFPTCEMHIKNSSVHDGPTTSCSNYYESKCNGTKYQPYSQQCSIKGRAVNVYS, encoded by the exons ATGACCTTAGATAAGCAAGACACCACAATTGTGGTCACATGCATAAGACATCGCAAGATCGACGTAACAGAAAATCAATACAACTTTACCGTGTATGAGTCACTAAATGATACAGA GGTAGCGGGCAATCGTACAGGAAGATTTATATACCCAGGCAACGACACGAATAAACCACCAATATCGACGACGGTTCACCGAGATTCAG ATGAACCAGATTACATGGTGACACTTGTCTATACGGACCCAGATTCTCATGACTGCAACGTGTATTCTATATCCTACATGGAGGACGATCTAGCGGATG ATTTCCCTACGTGTGAAATGCACATAAAGAACAGTAGTGTGCATGACGGACCCACCACAAGTTGCAGCAATTACTACGAGAGCAAATGCAACGGCACAAAGTATCAACCTTACAGCCAGCAGTGTAGCATTAAAGGCAGAGCTGTTAATGTCTACTCGTAA